Proteins encoded within one genomic window of Nitrospina gracilis 3/211:
- a CDS encoding ethylbenzene dehydrogenase-related protein, with the protein MAAFVLGGAMVSSAATIEALNVGKGNIPIDPTDPFWSAYGPTKEKGVVIDLDPQMITNPMWPNPATKWVNVKAARNDKEIAIRLEWNDGVRDDIMVRSQHYKDQAALMFPVKAGSEPPFTMGSEGERVNIWQWKATWNKEGAGRAGNEGMQDLEDYYSDMALGAGGYYMYEPDGNLALKGALKPGISGSKDERSNQGVHTGGAGDIVKRSTYVDLGMGKNEGVYNPGRATHNIMSDASMRRSPVEDLNAEGFSTLTTQANQDVDGEGNWNNDRWAVVFKRPLKTEDANDVQFNGNSTPMSIAIWNGANKERNGQKAITAWNTLKY; encoded by the coding sequence ATTGCCGCATTCGTTCTGGGTGGTGCGATGGTGTCTTCTGCGGCAACCATCGAAGCCCTGAATGTAGGCAAGGGTAACATTCCGATCGACCCGACCGATCCTTTCTGGTCTGCTTATGGCCCCACGAAAGAAAAGGGAGTGGTGATCGATTTGGATCCGCAAATGATCACCAACCCGATGTGGCCGAACCCGGCTACGAAGTGGGTGAATGTCAAGGCGGCACGCAATGACAAGGAAATCGCAATTCGCCTGGAATGGAATGATGGTGTCCGCGACGACATCATGGTCCGGTCCCAGCATTACAAGGACCAGGCCGCGCTGATGTTCCCGGTAAAGGCAGGTAGTGAGCCTCCTTTCACCATGGGTTCCGAAGGCGAGCGTGTCAACATCTGGCAATGGAAAGCGACCTGGAACAAAGAAGGCGCTGGCCGGGCCGGAAACGAAGGCATGCAGGACCTGGAGGATTACTACTCTGACATGGCTTTGGGTGCCGGCGGCTATTACATGTACGAGCCGGATGGAAACCTGGCGCTGAAAGGTGCCTTGAAGCCAGGTATTTCCGGTAGCAAGGATGAGCGCAGCAACCAAGGTGTCCATACCGGTGGTGCTGGGGATATCGTTAAACGCTCCACCTATGTGGATCTGGGCATGGGTAAAAATGAAGGTGTTTACAACCCGGGCCGGGCTACCCACAACATCATGTCCGACGCATCCATGCGGCGGTCTCCGGTTGAAGACCTCAACGCAGAGGGTTTCAGCACGCTGACCACGCAGGCCAACCAGGACGTGGACGGTGAAGGCAACTGGAACAACGATCGTTGGGCCGTGGTTTTCAAACGACCTTTGAAGACTGAAGACGCCAATGACGTTCAGTTCAACGGCAACAGCACGCCGATGTCTATCGCTATCTGGAACGGTGCCAACAAGGAACGCAATGGCCAGAAAGCCATTACGGCCTGGAATACCCTGAAGTACTGA